In Flavobacteriales bacterium TMED191, a genomic segment contains:
- the pdxH gene encoding pyridoxamine 5'-phosphate oxidase, whose amino-acid sequence MKKIENIRINYDLDNLDFDKLNPHPMIQFDIWFSQLSQNGDFNAVTLSTYNKVNGVRSRVVLLKDFDKTGFVFYTNYNSLKARQIIDNNNVSLCFFWPDFQRQVRVNGFAEKLLARKSDLYFKKRPRKSQISAWASNQSSQLLSRKKMISRYNIFEKKFLNKTIPRPEFWGGFHIKPSSVEFWQGGVNRMHDRFLYEKKKSVWKINRLSP is encoded by the coding sequence ATGAAAAAAATTGAAAATATTAGAATTAACTATGATTTGGATAATTTAGATTTTGACAAACTGAATCCTCATCCAATGATTCAGTTTGATATATGGTTTAGCCAATTGTCTCAAAACGGTGATTTTAATGCAGTTACTTTATCAACCTATAATAAAGTTAATGGAGTTAGAAGCCGAGTCGTTTTATTAAAGGACTTTGATAAAACCGGATTTGTATTTTACACTAATTACAATAGTTTAAAGGCTCGTCAGATTATTGATAATAATAATGTATCTCTTTGTTTTTTTTGGCCTGATTTTCAGAGACAAGTTAGAGTTAATGGATTTGCAGAAAAACTTTTAGCAAGAAAATCTGATTTATACTTTAAAAAAAGACCAAGAAAATCACAAATTTCTGCCTGGGCATCAAATCAAAGTAGTCAGCTTTTAAGTCGTAAAAAAATGATAAGTCGTTATAATATTTTTGAAAAAAAATTTTTAAATAAAACTATCCCTAGACCTGAATTTTGGGGTGGTTTTCATATTAAACCTTCTTCAGTTGAATTTTGGCAGGGCGGTGTAAATAGAATGCATGACAGATTTTTGTACGAGAAAAAAAAATCTGTATGGAAAATAAATAGACTGAGTCCTTGA
- a CDS encoding YqgE/AlgH family protein, protein MKNEITTGTILISKPFMEDKRFEKTVILITEHNENGSIGFILNKNNPVDILEFIPSLHKKSITIKEGGPVDKNNLFFIHKHPDLINNCFKIKDGYFWGGDINDLVQGMNRDEIKTHEILFFTGYAGWEKNQLLQEINEGSWIIQNTHLEMLEEPINWSRLLIEINEEFEVWTTAPSDFRLN, encoded by the coding sequence ATGAAAAATGAAATAACAACAGGAACTATTTTAATATCTAAACCATTTATGGAAGATAAAAGGTTTGAAAAAACTGTAATTCTTATTACTGAGCACAATGAAAACGGATCAATAGGTTTTATTTTAAATAAAAATAACCCTGTTGATATATTAGAATTTATCCCTTCCCTACACAAAAAATCTATAACTATTAAGGAAGGTGGACCTGTTGACAAAAACAACCTATTCTTTATCCACAAACATCCTGACTTAATAAATAACTGTTTTAAAATAAAGGACGGTTATTTTTGGGGAGGAGATATTAATGACTTAGTTCAGGGAATGAATAGAGATGAAATTAAAACACATGAAATTTTATTTTTCACAGGATATGCCGGATGGGAAAAAAACCAATTGTTACAAGAGATAAATGAAGGTTCTTGGATTATTCAAAATACACATCTTGAAATGCTTGAAGAACCTATCAACTGGTCAAGGTTATTAATTGAAATAAACGAAGAATTTGAAGTGTGGACAACTGCCCCCTCTGATTTCCGCTTAAATTAA
- a CDS encoding aminotransferase class IV, with product MDKIYHNSQLINKNDLNVSLENRGLKYGDSFFETVKCYMGLPLFWEDHYFRIASSFLITKMKQPSNFNIETFKELIESLLKENNLNSNSARVKITFFRNSSGYYCPDENNTSYIIESHLLNASLYQLDNKGLNISLYKENYIPKGPLSNIKSNNRLINVMSSIYARENNYDDILLINCNNNIVESSKGNIFIVDNLDNIITPPLEDGCINGVLRSVLLSDKKYQISEQSISFSDLMNAKEVFISNVIIGLCWVYRLGNKVYDKNISSNIINDLNQKFLI from the coding sequence ATGGATAAAATTTATCACAATAGTCAATTGATTAATAAAAATGACTTAAATGTCTCATTAGAAAACAGGGGGTTAAAATATGGTGACTCATTTTTTGAAACAGTCAAATGTTATATGGGGCTACCTTTATTTTGGGAAGATCATTATTTTCGCATAGCTAGTTCTTTTTTAATTACTAAAATGAAACAACCAAGTAATTTTAATATTGAAACCTTTAAAGAACTTATTGAAAGTCTTTTAAAAGAGAATAATTTAAATTCTAATTCTGCAAGAGTTAAAATTACCTTTTTCAGAAATAGCTCTGGTTATTATTGTCCAGATGAAAATAATACAAGTTATATTATAGAATCACATTTATTAAATGCGAGTTTATATCAGTTAGATAATAAAGGTTTAAATATTTCCCTCTATAAAGAAAATTATATCCCTAAAGGACCATTGTCAAATATTAAGAGCAATAATCGTTTAATTAATGTAATGTCTTCAATTTATGCTCGTGAAAATAACTATGATGATATATTATTAATTAATTGTAATAATAATATTGTTGAATCTTCCAAAGGTAATATTTTTATTGTTGATAATTTAGATAATATAATTACCCCTCCGTTAGAGGATGGTTGTATTAATGGAGTTTTACGTAGTGTGTTATTGAGTGATAAAAAGTATCAAATTTCAGAACAAAGTATTTCTTTTTCAGACTTAATGAATGCAAAAGAAGTTTTTATTTCAAATGTCATAATCGGTTTATGTTGGGTATATCGGTTAGGAAATAAAGTATATGATAAAAATATCTCTTCAAATATAATAAATGACTTAAATCAGAAATTTTTAATTTAA
- a CDS encoding GNAT family N-acetyltransferase gives MIKWIHKEYHDLSKDELYDLLKLRQEVFIVEQNCNYLDADNYDLNSIHLMAYKEFELVAYMRIVPAGTLYPNISFGRILVRKDLRGLGVGKELLTKGIALFDHNETLVMSAQVYLVKFYEFFGFMTIGEEFLEDEIPHIKMIRNG, from the coding sequence ATGATTAAATGGATACATAAGGAATATCATGATTTATCCAAAGATGAATTATATGATTTATTAAAATTAAGACAAGAAGTTTTTATTGTCGAACAAAATTGTAATTATTTAGATGCAGATAATTATGATTTAAATTCTATTCACCTAATGGCATATAAAGAATTTGAGCTAGTTGCTTATATGCGAATTGTTCCAGCTGGCACTTTATATCCAAATATTTCATTTGGACGGATATTAGTAAGAAAAGATTTAAGAGGACTAGGTGTTGGAAAAGAGCTTTTAACAAAAGGAATTGCTTTATTTGATCATAATGAAACTCTAGTTATGTCTGCTCAAGTTTATTTAGTTAAATTCTATGAGTTTTTCGGTTTCATGACTATCGGAGAAGAATTTTTAGAAGATGAGATTCCACATATAAAAATGATAAGAAATGGATAA
- a CDS encoding 1-acyl-sn-glycerol-3-phosphate acyltransferase: MKLLLKLWTFWCFLITVSIFLTLLIPNLFLIFCLGDFGRNIFVQYNYYVGNILLFLFGMRKVTSGSFPIKYSKPCVYVVNHKSYLDVIIIASLIPYKIKYLGKAEVFKWPLFGYLAKHSGQIAVKREDKASRQQGFDSMKRALNDGCSIILFPEGGWRNNGDVKSNNPYNLQESKLLHEFRNGAFRLALETKVPVIPIALMNAQERFSDVTMLIKPGNVFVHIFEPIDSRSFHDAFDLNHKCHNLILNKLKEFNL, from the coding sequence ATGAAGCTTTTATTAAAACTATGGACTTTTTGGTGTTTTTTGATTACTGTGTCTATTTTTTTGACACTGCTTATTCCTAACCTTTTTCTAATTTTCTGTTTAGGAGATTTTGGTAGAAATATATTTGTTCAATATAATTATTATGTAGGTAATATATTACTTTTTTTATTTGGAATGCGTAAAGTTACATCTGGTAGTTTTCCTATTAAATATTCAAAACCATGTGTGTATGTTGTAAATCATAAATCATACCTGGATGTTATTATTATTGCGTCTTTAATTCCATATAAAATTAAATATCTTGGTAAAGCTGAAGTTTTCAAATGGCCTTTATTTGGTTATTTGGCTAAACACTCTGGACAAATTGCAGTTAAAAGAGAAGATAAAGCATCTAGACAACAAGGTTTTGATTCAATGAAGCGAGCTCTAAATGATGGGTGTTCTATTATTTTATTTCCTGAAGGTGGGTGGCGAAATAATGGAGACGTGAAGTCAAATAATCCTTATAACTTACAAGAAAGTAAATTATTACATGAATTTAGAAATGGAGCATTTAGATTAGCTTTAGAAACAAAAGTTCCTGTGATACCAATTGCTTTAATGAATGCCCAAGAGAGGTTTTCTGATGTAACTATGCTTATTAAACCTGGAAATGTATTTGTTCATATTTTTGAACCTATTGATTCAAGATCATTTCACGATGCATTTGATTTGAATCATAAATGTCACAATTTAATCCTTAATAAGTTAAAAGAGTTTAATTTATGA